Proteins found in one Thermaerobacter subterraneus DSM 13965 genomic segment:
- a CDS encoding cysteine desulfurase-like protein, with translation MPVDKQIPAPAAAAAGAIDLSWCRAEFPALELTVNGHPAAFLDGPGGTQVPQAVIEAMAAYLVKKNANTHGAFMTSRATDETIAEARAALADFLGATPAEIAFGANMTTLNFNLARAIGRTLRPGDEIVVTELDHDANVSPWLALEEQGAVIRWLPVDPETCTLDLDQLAGLLGRRTRVVAIGWASNAVGTINDVARAVRMAHDAGALAVVDAVHYAPHGPVDVRAVGCDFLLCSAYKFFGPHVGVLYGRRAAFEALATYRVRPQSPSAPEKIETGTLNHEGLAGVVAAIDFIARLGRRYLDTFRPVLGEATGRRAEILAGMHAIEAHEAPLAARLRAGLAALAGVKVYGPPEGHPRTPTVSFTVAGHHPADVARYLAERGLFVWDGDFYAVTLVERLGLAASGGLVRVGLAPYNTVAEVDRLLAAVEELARR, from the coding sequence ATGCCCGTGGACAAGCAGATTCCGGCCCCTGCCGCGGCCGCGGCGGGGGCCATCGACCTCTCCTGGTGCCGGGCGGAGTTCCCCGCCCTGGAGCTGACCGTCAACGGCCATCCTGCAGCCTTTCTGGACGGGCCCGGCGGGACCCAGGTCCCCCAGGCGGTGATCGAGGCCATGGCCGCCTACCTGGTCAAGAAGAATGCCAACACCCACGGTGCCTTTATGACCAGCAGGGCCACCGACGAAACCATCGCCGAGGCCCGGGCCGCCCTGGCCGACTTCCTGGGGGCCACGCCCGCCGAGATCGCCTTTGGTGCCAACATGACCACGCTCAACTTCAACCTGGCGCGGGCCATCGGCCGCACCCTGCGCCCGGGCGACGAGATCGTGGTGACCGAGCTGGACCATGACGCCAACGTCAGCCCCTGGCTGGCCCTGGAGGAACAGGGGGCCGTCATCCGCTGGCTGCCCGTGGACCCGGAGACCTGCACCCTGGACCTGGATCAGCTGGCAGGCCTGCTGGGGCGCCGCACCCGGGTGGTGGCCATCGGCTGGGCCTCCAACGCGGTGGGCACCATCAACGACGTGGCCCGGGCCGTGCGCATGGCCCACGACGCCGGCGCCCTGGCGGTGGTCGACGCCGTCCACTACGCGCCCCACGGGCCCGTCGACGTCCGGGCCGTCGGCTGCGACTTCCTGCTCTGCTCGGCCTACAAGTTCTTCGGCCCCCACGTGGGCGTGCTCTACGGGCGCCGGGCGGCTTTCGAGGCGCTGGCCACCTACCGGGTGCGGCCCCAGTCGCCCTCGGCACCGGAGAAGATCGAGACGGGGACCCTGAACCACGAGGGGCTGGCCGGGGTGGTCGCGGCCATCGACTTCATCGCCCGCCTGGGCCGCCGCTACCTGGACACCTTCCGGCCGGTGCTGGGCGAGGCCACCGGCCGCCGGGCCGAGATCCTGGCCGGCATGCACGCCATCGAGGCCCACGAGGCGCCCCTGGCAGCGCGCCTGCGGGCCGGCCTGGCCGCCCTGGCGGGGGTCAAGGTCTACGGGCCTCCCGAAGGCCATCCCCGCACCCCCACGGTGTCCTTCACCGTGGCCGGGCATCATCCGGCCGACGTCGCCCGGTACCTGGCCGAGCGGGGCCTGTTCGTCTGGGACGGCGACTTCTATGCCGTCACCTTGGTCGAACGCCTGGGCCTGGCGGCGTCGGGCGGCCTGGTCCGGGTGGGCCTGGCGCCCTACAACACGGTCGCAGAGGTTGACCGGCTGCTGGCGGCAGTGGAGGAACTGGCCCGCCGCTGA